A region of Bos javanicus breed banteng chromosome 17, ARS-OSU_banteng_1.0, whole genome shotgun sequence DNA encodes the following proteins:
- the TPST2 gene encoding protein-tyrosine sulfotransferase 2 isoform X1 has protein sequence MRLSVRRALLAAGLALALVLAVHLGQRVLECQAVLGGPRGPRRTMRPEQEDLMMVGADHVEYRYGKAMPLIFVGGVPRSGTTLMRAMLDAHPEVRCGEETRIIPRVLAMRQAWSKSGREKLRLDEAGVTDEVLDAAMQAFILEVIAKHGEPARVLCNKDPFTLKSSVYLSRLFPNSKFLLMVRDGRASVHSMITRKVTIAGFDLSSYRDCLTKWNKAIEVMYAQCMEVGRDKCLPVYYEQLVLHPRRSLKVILDFLGIAWSDAVLHHEDLIGKPGGVSLSKIERSTDQVIKPVNLEALSKWTGHIPGDVLRDMAQIAPMLARLGYDPYANPPNYGNPDPIVINNTHRVLKGDYKTPANLKGYFQVNLNSTSSHLGSS, from the exons ATGCGCCTGTCGGTGCGGAGGGCGCTGCTGGCAGccggcctggccctggccctggtgcTGGCCGTCCACCTGGGGCAGCGGGTGCTGGAGTGCCAGGCGGTGCTAGGGGGCCCGCGGGGCCCCCGGCGGACCATGCGGCCCGAGCAGGAGGACCTGATGATGGTGGGCGCAGACCACGTGGAGTACCGCTACGGCAAGGCCATGCCACTCATCTTCGTCGGGGGCGTGCCCCGGAGCGGCACCACGCTGATGCGGGCCATGCTGGACGCGCACCCCGAGGTGCGCTGCGGCGAGGAGACCCGCATCATCCCACGCGTGCTGGCCATGCGCCAGGCCTGGTCCAAGTCGGGCCGGGAGAAGCTGCGGCTGGACGAGGCGGGCGTGACGGACGAGGTGCTGGACGCCGCCATGCAGGCCTTCATCCTGGAGGTGATCGCCAAGCACGGCGAGCCGGCccgtgtgctctgcaacaaggacCCCTTCACGCTCAAGTCCTCCGTCTACCTGTCGCGCCTCTTCCCCAACTCTAAGTTCCTGCTCATGGTGCGCGACGGCCGGGCCTCAGTGCACTCCATGATCACCCGCAAGGTCACCATCGCTGGCTTCGACCTCAGCAGCTACCGCGACTGCCTCACCAAGTGGAACAAGGCCATCGAGGTGATGTACGCGCAGTGCATGGAGGTGGGCAGGGACAAGTGCCTGCCCGTGTACTACGAGCAGCTCGTGCTACACCCCCGGCGCTCCCTCAAGGTCATCCTCGACTTCCTGGGCATCGCCTGGAGCGACGCTGTCCTGCACCACGAGGACCTCATCGGCAAGCCGGGCGGCGTCTCCCTGTCCAA GATTGAACGATCCACAGACCAGGTCATCAAGCCCGTGAACCTGGAAGCTCTCTCCAAGTGGACTGGCCACATCCCTGGGGACGTGTTGAGGGACATGGCCCAGATCGCCCCCATGCTGGCCCGGCTCGGCTATGACCCCTATGCAAACCCGCCCAACTACGGCAACCCCGACCCCATTGTCATCAACAACACACACCGG
- the TPST2 gene encoding protein-tyrosine sulfotransferase 2 isoform X3, with amino-acid sequence MTFGAQLVDRPGEQPRAVEPRDEHVQGRCERRRAPARLPLKRAPRPGPSMRLSVRRALLAAGLALALVLAVHLGQRVLECQAVLGGPRGPRRTMRPEQEDLMMVGADHVEYRYGKAMPLIFVGGVPRSGTTLMRAMLDAHPEVRCGEETRIIPRVLAMRQAWSKSGREKLRLDEAGVTDEVLDAAMQAFILEVIAKHGEPARVLCNKDPFTLKSSVYLSRLFPNSKFLLMVRDGRASVHSMITRKVTIAGFDLSSYRDCLTKWNKAIEVMYAQCMEVGRDKCLPVYYEQLVLHPRRSLKVILDFLGIAWSDAVLHHEDLIGKPGGVSLSKIERSTDQVIKPVNLEALSKWTGHIPGDVLRDMAQIAPMLARLGYDPYANPPNYGNPDPIVINNTHRVLKGDYKTPANLKGYFQVNLNSTSSHLGSS; translated from the exons GGCTCAGCTGGTGGACCGTCCTGGCGAGCAGCCACGAGCAGTAGAGCCCAGGGATGAGCATGTCCAGGGAAG ATGTGAGCGCCGCAGGGCTCCCGCCCGCCTGCCGCTGAAGCGcgccccccgccccgggcccAGCATGCGCCTGTCGGTGCGGAGGGCGCTGCTGGCAGccggcctggccctggccctggtgcTGGCCGTCCACCTGGGGCAGCGGGTGCTGGAGTGCCAGGCGGTGCTAGGGGGCCCGCGGGGCCCCCGGCGGACCATGCGGCCCGAGCAGGAGGACCTGATGATGGTGGGCGCAGACCACGTGGAGTACCGCTACGGCAAGGCCATGCCACTCATCTTCGTCGGGGGCGTGCCCCGGAGCGGCACCACGCTGATGCGGGCCATGCTGGACGCGCACCCCGAGGTGCGCTGCGGCGAGGAGACCCGCATCATCCCACGCGTGCTGGCCATGCGCCAGGCCTGGTCCAAGTCGGGCCGGGAGAAGCTGCGGCTGGACGAGGCGGGCGTGACGGACGAGGTGCTGGACGCCGCCATGCAGGCCTTCATCCTGGAGGTGATCGCCAAGCACGGCGAGCCGGCccgtgtgctctgcaacaaggacCCCTTCACGCTCAAGTCCTCCGTCTACCTGTCGCGCCTCTTCCCCAACTCTAAGTTCCTGCTCATGGTGCGCGACGGCCGGGCCTCAGTGCACTCCATGATCACCCGCAAGGTCACCATCGCTGGCTTCGACCTCAGCAGCTACCGCGACTGCCTCACCAAGTGGAACAAGGCCATCGAGGTGATGTACGCGCAGTGCATGGAGGTGGGCAGGGACAAGTGCCTGCCCGTGTACTACGAGCAGCTCGTGCTACACCCCCGGCGCTCCCTCAAGGTCATCCTCGACTTCCTGGGCATCGCCTGGAGCGACGCTGTCCTGCACCACGAGGACCTCATCGGCAAGCCGGGCGGCGTCTCCCTGTCCAA GATTGAACGATCCACAGACCAGGTCATCAAGCCCGTGAACCTGGAAGCTCTCTCCAAGTGGACTGGCCACATCCCTGGGGACGTGTTGAGGGACATGGCCCAGATCGCCCCCATGCTGGCCCGGCTCGGCTATGACCCCTATGCAAACCCGCCCAACTACGGCAACCCCGACCCCATTGTCATCAACAACACACACCGG
- the TPST2 gene encoding protein-tyrosine sulfotransferase 2 isoform X2: protein MLGSVRRPREWAQLVDRPGEQPRAVEPRDEHVQGRCERRRAPARLPLKRAPRPGPSMRLSVRRALLAAGLALALVLAVHLGQRVLECQAVLGGPRGPRRTMRPEQEDLMMVGADHVEYRYGKAMPLIFVGGVPRSGTTLMRAMLDAHPEVRCGEETRIIPRVLAMRQAWSKSGREKLRLDEAGVTDEVLDAAMQAFILEVIAKHGEPARVLCNKDPFTLKSSVYLSRLFPNSKFLLMVRDGRASVHSMITRKVTIAGFDLSSYRDCLTKWNKAIEVMYAQCMEVGRDKCLPVYYEQLVLHPRRSLKVILDFLGIAWSDAVLHHEDLIGKPGGVSLSKIERSTDQVIKPVNLEALSKWTGHIPGDVLRDMAQIAPMLARLGYDPYANPPNYGNPDPIVINNTHRVLKGDYKTPANLKGYFQVNLNSTSSHLGSS from the exons GGCTCAGCTGGTGGACCGTCCTGGCGAGCAGCCACGAGCAGTAGAGCCCAGGGATGAGCATGTCCAGGGAAG ATGTGAGCGCCGCAGGGCTCCCGCCCGCCTGCCGCTGAAGCGcgccccccgccccgggcccAGCATGCGCCTGTCGGTGCGGAGGGCGCTGCTGGCAGccggcctggccctggccctggtgcTGGCCGTCCACCTGGGGCAGCGGGTGCTGGAGTGCCAGGCGGTGCTAGGGGGCCCGCGGGGCCCCCGGCGGACCATGCGGCCCGAGCAGGAGGACCTGATGATGGTGGGCGCAGACCACGTGGAGTACCGCTACGGCAAGGCCATGCCACTCATCTTCGTCGGGGGCGTGCCCCGGAGCGGCACCACGCTGATGCGGGCCATGCTGGACGCGCACCCCGAGGTGCGCTGCGGCGAGGAGACCCGCATCATCCCACGCGTGCTGGCCATGCGCCAGGCCTGGTCCAAGTCGGGCCGGGAGAAGCTGCGGCTGGACGAGGCGGGCGTGACGGACGAGGTGCTGGACGCCGCCATGCAGGCCTTCATCCTGGAGGTGATCGCCAAGCACGGCGAGCCGGCccgtgtgctctgcaacaaggacCCCTTCACGCTCAAGTCCTCCGTCTACCTGTCGCGCCTCTTCCCCAACTCTAAGTTCCTGCTCATGGTGCGCGACGGCCGGGCCTCAGTGCACTCCATGATCACCCGCAAGGTCACCATCGCTGGCTTCGACCTCAGCAGCTACCGCGACTGCCTCACCAAGTGGAACAAGGCCATCGAGGTGATGTACGCGCAGTGCATGGAGGTGGGCAGGGACAAGTGCCTGCCCGTGTACTACGAGCAGCTCGTGCTACACCCCCGGCGCTCCCTCAAGGTCATCCTCGACTTCCTGGGCATCGCCTGGAGCGACGCTGTCCTGCACCACGAGGACCTCATCGGCAAGCCGGGCGGCGTCTCCCTGTCCAA GATTGAACGATCCACAGACCAGGTCATCAAGCCCGTGAACCTGGAAGCTCTCTCCAAGTGGACTGGCCACATCCCTGGGGACGTGTTGAGGGACATGGCCCAGATCGCCCCCATGCTGGCCCGGCTCGGCTATGACCCCTATGCAAACCCGCCCAACTACGGCAACCCCGACCCCATTGTCATCAACAACACACACCGG